A genomic region of Carassius carassius chromosome 27, fCarCar2.1, whole genome shotgun sequence contains the following coding sequences:
- the LOC132106404 gene encoding H2.0-like homeobox protein isoform X1 — MYTAGLNPFYASNFSLWTAYCSSGFGVDSMKKPSFCIADILHVGDAENIHGSSSLMAHIGARAQGYSSGSPLRPSPVTPSASAYHRHGIHLTSRAAMNAQSAPPLSSKDLKFGIDRILSTDFEPKGKESLSLRDLTSIVSPNRQSAVHVSASPYFASIDPTMSETSSMMGSISNAARQSGQHQFQDTFPGRPYAVLSKDTMPQTYKRKRSWSRAVFSNLQRKGLEKRFEIQKYVTKPDRKQLAAMLGLTDAQVKVWFQNRRMKWRHSKEAQAQKDKEKEQTDKSATETEPKEREDSECESEPSESEFEDGAEDKSDVDISDLNKTSVIIPGALDTSSTNSTTEPSTTAQQTPQ; from the exons ATGTACACGGCGGGACTCAATCCGTTTTACGCATCGAACTTTAGCCTTTGGACCGCGTACTGCTCGAGCGGTTTTGGGGTGGACAGCATGAAGAAACCCTCGTTCTGCATCGCTGATATTCTGCACGTTGGAGATGCGGAGAACATCCACGGCTCGTCTTCGCTTATGGCTCACATCGGGGCCCGAGCGCAGGGTTATTCCTCGGGATCCCCGTTACGCCCGTCCCCGGTCACTCCAAGCGCGTCCGCGTATCACAGGCACGGAATACACTTGACATCCAGAGCCGCGATGAACGCGCAATCCGCGCCTCCGCTCTCCAGCAAAGACCTCAAGTTCGGGATCGATCGGATATTATCCACAGACTTCGAGCCGAAGGGAAAAGAATCGCTATCGTTGAGAG ATCTCACATCGATTGTTAGTCCGAATCGACAGTCAGCAGTCCATGTGTCTGCAAGCCCATACTTCGCGTCCATAGACCCGACCATGAGCGAAACCTCCTCCATGATGGGTTCAATAAGCAATGCCGCCAGACAATCAGGGCAACATCAGTTTCAAGACACCTTCCCAGGTA GGCCGTATGCTGTGCTTTCCAAAGACACAATGCCACAGACTTACAAGAGGAAAAGGTCGTGGTCCAGAGCCGTGTTCTCCAACCTCCAGCGGAAAGGCCTCGAGAAGCGCTTTGAAATCCAGAAGTACGTCACGAAACCGGACAGAAAACAGCTGGCTGCGATGCTGGGCCTCACCGATGCACAG GTCAAAGTTTGGTTCCAGAACCGACGGATGAAGTGGAGGCATTCTAAAGAAGCGCAGGCGCAGAAGGACAAAGAGAAAGAGCAGACGGATAAATCCGCGACCGAAACCGAACCCAAAGAACGCGAGGACTCCGAGTGTGAAAGCGAACCGAGCGAGTCCGAATTCGAGGACGGCGCGGAGGACAAAAGCGATGTGGACATTTCTGACCTCAACAAAACCAGTGTGATTATTCCCGGAGCTCTCGACACATCCAGCACAAACTCCACGACAGAACCGAGCACCACCGCGCAACAAACACCGCAGTGA
- the LOC132106404 gene encoding H2.0-like homeobox protein isoform X2 has protein sequence MYTAGLNPFYASNFSLWTAYCSSGFGVDSMKKPSFCIADILHVGDAENIHGSSSLMAHIGARAQGYSSGSPLRPSPVTPSASAYHRHGIHLTSRAAMNAQSAPPLSSKDLKFGIDRILSTDFEPKGKESLSLRDLTSIVSPNRQSAVHVSASPYFASIDPTMSETSSMMGSISNAARQSGQHQFQDTFPGPYAVLSKDTMPQTYKRKRSWSRAVFSNLQRKGLEKRFEIQKYVTKPDRKQLAAMLGLTDAQVKVWFQNRRMKWRHSKEAQAQKDKEKEQTDKSATETEPKEREDSECESEPSESEFEDGAEDKSDVDISDLNKTSVIIPGALDTSSTNSTTEPSTTAQQTPQ, from the exons ATGTACACGGCGGGACTCAATCCGTTTTACGCATCGAACTTTAGCCTTTGGACCGCGTACTGCTCGAGCGGTTTTGGGGTGGACAGCATGAAGAAACCCTCGTTCTGCATCGCTGATATTCTGCACGTTGGAGATGCGGAGAACATCCACGGCTCGTCTTCGCTTATGGCTCACATCGGGGCCCGAGCGCAGGGTTATTCCTCGGGATCCCCGTTACGCCCGTCCCCGGTCACTCCAAGCGCGTCCGCGTATCACAGGCACGGAATACACTTGACATCCAGAGCCGCGATGAACGCGCAATCCGCGCCTCCGCTCTCCAGCAAAGACCTCAAGTTCGGGATCGATCGGATATTATCCACAGACTTCGAGCCGAAGGGAAAAGAATCGCTATCGTTGAGAG ATCTCACATCGATTGTTAGTCCGAATCGACAGTCAGCAGTCCATGTGTCTGCAAGCCCATACTTCGCGTCCATAGACCCGACCATGAGCGAAACCTCCTCCATGATGGGTTCAATAAGCAATGCCGCCAGACAATCAGGGCAACATCAGTTTCAAGACACCTTCCCAG GGCCGTATGCTGTGCTTTCCAAAGACACAATGCCACAGACTTACAAGAGGAAAAGGTCGTGGTCCAGAGCCGTGTTCTCCAACCTCCAGCGGAAAGGCCTCGAGAAGCGCTTTGAAATCCAGAAGTACGTCACGAAACCGGACAGAAAACAGCTGGCTGCGATGCTGGGCCTCACCGATGCACAG GTCAAAGTTTGGTTCCAGAACCGACGGATGAAGTGGAGGCATTCTAAAGAAGCGCAGGCGCAGAAGGACAAAGAGAAAGAGCAGACGGATAAATCCGCGACCGAAACCGAACCCAAAGAACGCGAGGACTCCGAGTGTGAAAGCGAACCGAGCGAGTCCGAATTCGAGGACGGCGCGGAGGACAAAAGCGATGTGGACATTTCTGACCTCAACAAAACCAGTGTGATTATTCCCGGAGCTCTCGACACATCCAGCACAAACTCCACGACAGAACCGAGCACCACCGCGCAACAAACACCGCAGTGA
- the LOC132106404 gene encoding H2.0-like homeobox protein isoform X3: MYTAGLNPFYASNFSLWTAYCSSGFGVDSMKKPSFCIADILHVGDAENIHGSSSLMAHIGARAQGYSSGSPLRPSPVTPSASAYHRHGIHLTSRAAMNAQSAPPLSSKDLKFGIDRILSTDFEPKGKESLSLRGPYAVLSKDTMPQTYKRKRSWSRAVFSNLQRKGLEKRFEIQKYVTKPDRKQLAAMLGLTDAQVKVWFQNRRMKWRHSKEAQAQKDKEKEQTDKSATETEPKEREDSECESEPSESEFEDGAEDKSDVDISDLNKTSVIIPGALDTSSTNSTTEPSTTAQQTPQ, from the exons ATGTACACGGCGGGACTCAATCCGTTTTACGCATCGAACTTTAGCCTTTGGACCGCGTACTGCTCGAGCGGTTTTGGGGTGGACAGCATGAAGAAACCCTCGTTCTGCATCGCTGATATTCTGCACGTTGGAGATGCGGAGAACATCCACGGCTCGTCTTCGCTTATGGCTCACATCGGGGCCCGAGCGCAGGGTTATTCCTCGGGATCCCCGTTACGCCCGTCCCCGGTCACTCCAAGCGCGTCCGCGTATCACAGGCACGGAATACACTTGACATCCAGAGCCGCGATGAACGCGCAATCCGCGCCTCCGCTCTCCAGCAAAGACCTCAAGTTCGGGATCGATCGGATATTATCCACAGACTTCGAGCCGAAGGGAAAAGAATCGCTATCGTTGAGAG GGCCGTATGCTGTGCTTTCCAAAGACACAATGCCACAGACTTACAAGAGGAAAAGGTCGTGGTCCAGAGCCGTGTTCTCCAACCTCCAGCGGAAAGGCCTCGAGAAGCGCTTTGAAATCCAGAAGTACGTCACGAAACCGGACAGAAAACAGCTGGCTGCGATGCTGGGCCTCACCGATGCACAG GTCAAAGTTTGGTTCCAGAACCGACGGATGAAGTGGAGGCATTCTAAAGAAGCGCAGGCGCAGAAGGACAAAGAGAAAGAGCAGACGGATAAATCCGCGACCGAAACCGAACCCAAAGAACGCGAGGACTCCGAGTGTGAAAGCGAACCGAGCGAGTCCGAATTCGAGGACGGCGCGGAGGACAAAAGCGATGTGGACATTTCTGACCTCAACAAAACCAGTGTGATTATTCCCGGAGCTCTCGACACATCCAGCACAAACTCCACGACAGAACCGAGCACCACCGCGCAACAAACACCGCAGTGA